The proteins below come from a single Crossiella sp. CA-258035 genomic window:
- a CDS encoding trypsin-like serine protease, whose protein sequence is MASLQDANGGHFCAGSLVSPQWILTAKHCEVDADGKRKDPRQIRVRLGSNNRAKGGEYGPDVALLKLDLPSWRRPVVLPHKELRPGDAVHTIGWGDHQLPENPGDPWPPPPVKLRQLDSWVFEPDRCLGMSGEPMEPGELCMAALPGPGKWPQTSRAGDSGGPLPRRANGAWTVHGVDSRGARDQHGIYGSAHASLQWIKDTIRTT, encoded by the coding sequence GTGGCGTCACTCCAAGACGCCAACGGCGGTCACTTCTGCGCAGGCTCGCTCGTCAGTCCACAGTGGATACTCACGGCGAAGCACTGCGAGGTGGACGCCGACGGAAAACGCAAGGACCCCAGGCAGATCCGGGTCCGGCTGGGCAGCAACAACCGCGCCAAGGGCGGCGAGTACGGGCCGGATGTCGCCCTGCTCAAGCTCGACCTGCCGTCCTGGCGCAGGCCCGTTGTGTTGCCGCACAAGGAGTTGCGGCCAGGTGACGCGGTCCACACGATCGGCTGGGGCGACCACCAGCTCCCGGAGAACCCCGGCGATCCCTGGCCGCCGCCCCCGGTCAAGCTGCGGCAGCTGGACAGCTGGGTGTTCGAACCCGACCGCTGCCTCGGCATGAGCGGTGAGCCGATGGAACCGGGCGAACTGTGCATGGCCGCCCTGCCCGGCCCCGGCAAGTGGCCGCAGACCAGCCGCGCCGGCGACTCCGGCGGCCCACTGCCGCGCCGGGCGAACGGGGCCTGGACCGTGCACGGCGTGGACTCCCGCGGCGCGCGGGACCAGCACGGGATCTACGGGTCAGCGCACGCCTCGCTCCAGTGGATCAAGGACACCATCCGCACGACCTGA
- a CDS encoding MSMEG_1061 family FMN-dependent PPOX-type flavoprotein — translation MTSSDARPRRLSFAEVRARLGQPEPMARVKVKDRVDRHAHRFIAHSPFLAMATSDATGLPDCSPRGDYPGFVKVLDERTLAIPDRPGNKLADSFHNLAENDGIGLLFLIPGLREVLRVNGHAYPTDEPDVLARMRTEGRDAELALVVEVAEVYFHCGRALIRSRLWDPASQALAAEIPSMGEIAVEQLGIDFDPAVLTASVEAGYRKLY, via the coding sequence ATGACCAGCAGCGATGCTCGCCCGCGGCGGCTCTCCTTCGCGGAGGTGCGGGCCAGGCTCGGACAGCCGGAGCCGATGGCCAGGGTCAAGGTGAAGGACCGCGTCGACCGGCACGCGCACCGCTTCATCGCCCACTCGCCGTTCCTGGCCATGGCCACCTCGGATGCCACCGGCCTGCCCGACTGCTCACCGCGCGGCGACTACCCGGGGTTCGTCAAGGTGCTCGACGAGCGCACCCTCGCGATTCCGGACCGGCCGGGCAACAAGCTCGCCGACTCCTTCCACAACCTCGCCGAGAACGACGGGATCGGACTGCTGTTCCTCATCCCGGGGCTGCGGGAGGTGTTGCGGGTCAACGGTCACGCCTATCCCACCGACGAACCCGACGTGCTGGCCCGGATGCGCACCGAGGGCAGGGACGCCGAGCTGGCCCTGGTCGTGGAGGTGGCCGAGGTCTACTTCCACTGCGGCCGCGCGCTGATCCGGTCCCGGCTGTGGGATCCGGCCAGCCAGGCCCTGGCCGCCGAGATCCCGTCCATGGGCGAGATCGCCGTCGAGCAGCTGGGCATCGACTTCGATCCGGCGGTGCTGACGGCCAGTGTCGAAGCAGGTTACCGGAAGCTGTACTGA
- a CDS encoding PDR/VanB family oxidoreductase, with amino-acid sequence MQHTVLDRVEPVADGVVSLVLRGAEGPLAPWEPGAHVDLTLPNWLIRQYSLCGDPADRETYRVAVRHDRLSRGGSEYLHLFLRAGHRLPVSLPRNNFPLLPAPEYLFLAGGIGITPIMPMLAAAVESGARATLTYVGRSLSTMPFAEELRAAHGDRVRVHATEEQGRPDFTALAATLSPQALVYCCGPASMLDAAEAAFPAQRLHIERFRPQVKEFPPNQPFEVRCVQSGQTIVVGADESLLDALNHAGLRVPSGCREGVCGSCEIPLLDGEPEHRDDIGAPPGRMYCCVSRARSGHLAVDL; translated from the coding sequence ATGCAGCACACAGTTCTGGACCGCGTGGAGCCGGTCGCCGACGGCGTCGTCTCGCTCGTGCTGCGCGGCGCCGAAGGCCCACTGGCGCCGTGGGAACCGGGCGCGCACGTCGATCTGACCTTGCCCAACTGGCTGATCCGGCAGTACTCGCTGTGCGGCGACCCGGCCGACCGCGAGACATACCGCGTCGCCGTCCGGCACGACCGGCTCAGCCGCGGCGGCTCGGAGTACCTGCACCTGTTCCTGCGCGCGGGCCACCGGCTGCCGGTCTCGTTGCCGCGCAACAACTTCCCGCTGCTGCCCGCGCCGGAGTACCTGTTCCTGGCCGGCGGCATCGGCATCACCCCCATCATGCCCATGCTGGCCGCGGCGGTCGAGTCGGGAGCCAGGGCCACGCTGACCTACGTTGGCAGGTCCTTGTCCACCATGCCCTTCGCCGAGGAGCTCCGCGCCGCGCACGGTGACCGGGTGCGCGTGCACGCCACCGAGGAGCAGGGCAGGCCCGACTTCACCGCGCTGGCGGCCACGCTGAGCCCCCAGGCGCTGGTGTACTGCTGCGGCCCCGCCTCGATGCTCGATGCGGCCGAGGCGGCGTTTCCCGCTCAGCGACTGCACATCGAGCGTTTCCGGCCGCAGGTCAAGGAGTTCCCGCCCAACCAGCCGTTCGAGGTTCGCTGTGTCCAATCAGGACAGACCATCGTGGTGGGCGCGGACGAGTCGCTGCTGGACGCGTTGAACCACGCCGGACTCCGGGTGCCGTCCGGTTGCCGCGAAGGCGTGTGCGGCAGCTGCGAGATCCCGCTCCTCGACGGCGAACCTGAGCACCGGGACGACATCGGCGCGCCGCCCGGCCGGATGTACTGCTGCGTCTCCCGCGCCCGGTCCGGCCACCTCGCCGTCGACCTCTGA
- a CDS encoding MerR family transcriptional regulator produces the protein MRIGELAARTGVSIRSLRYYEEQGLLVSRRSASGQRHYTDNEVERVHFIQRMFAAGLSSRTIAEVLPCVDSPSAESVDAAMARMERERDRLSEHIAELSRTRDALDELMATNRSYRATFRAAAS, from the coding sequence GTGCGCATCGGGGAGTTGGCGGCACGAACCGGGGTCAGCATCCGGTCCCTGCGCTACTACGAGGAACAGGGCCTGCTGGTCAGCCGCCGCAGCGCGAGCGGGCAGCGGCACTACACGGACAACGAGGTCGAGCGGGTCCACTTCATCCAGCGGATGTTCGCCGCCGGGCTGTCCAGCCGCACCATCGCCGAGGTGCTGCCCTGTGTGGACTCGCCGAGCGCGGAGAGTGTCGACGCCGCGATGGCCCGCATGGAGCGGGAACGCGACCGCCTCTCCGAGCACATCGCCGAGCTCAGCCGCACCAGGGACGCGCTGGACGAGCTGATGGCCACGAACCGTTCCTACCGCGCGACTTTCCGGGCGGCGGCCAGCTGA
- a CDS encoding alkene reductase, which produces MPTLFDRYQLGGLTLPNRVVMAPMTRARAARGGLATPSMASYYAQRATAGLIVTEGVQPSLIGQSNPGTPGLHTEEQVASWRPVTEAVHTNGGRLFAQIMHGGRVSHPDTTGLRPLGPSAVPAAGEVFTPTGRQPAPIPRALDTAEVPEHAHSYAEAARRAVEAGFDGVELHGANGYLISQFLAANANLRTDHYGGSVANRIRFAVEAVSATVDAIGASRTGIRLSPGATFWGVQETDIPELYTALLRELARLELAYVHLEATTDEEVLLDLRRAWPGTLIMNPVYPLGPKQVGRDNADHWLGLGADLISFGRAFIANPDLVERLRNALPIAPVDEATYYQGGDAGYLTYSAYQYQA; this is translated from the coding sequence GTGCCAACACTTTTCGACCGCTACCAGCTCGGCGGCCTGACCCTGCCCAACCGGGTGGTGATGGCGCCGATGACCAGGGCCAGGGCCGCACGCGGCGGCCTGGCCACCCCGTCGATGGCGAGCTACTACGCCCAGCGCGCGACCGCCGGTCTGATCGTGACCGAGGGCGTCCAGCCAAGCCTGATCGGACAGTCCAACCCGGGCACGCCGGGCCTGCACACCGAGGAGCAGGTCGCCTCGTGGCGGCCGGTGACCGAGGCCGTGCACACCAACGGCGGCCGCCTGTTCGCCCAGATCATGCACGGCGGCAGGGTCTCGCACCCGGACACCACCGGCCTGCGACCGCTCGGCCCCTCCGCCGTGCCCGCCGCCGGCGAGGTGTTCACCCCGACCGGCCGCCAGCCCGCGCCGATCCCGCGCGCCCTGGACACCGCCGAAGTGCCCGAACACGCCCACTCCTACGCCGAGGCCGCCCGCCGGGCCGTCGAGGCGGGCTTCGACGGCGTGGAACTGCATGGCGCCAACGGTTACCTCATCTCGCAGTTCCTCGCTGCCAACGCCAACCTGCGCACCGACCACTACGGCGGCTCGGTGGCCAACCGGATCCGCTTCGCCGTCGAAGCCGTCTCGGCCACCGTGGACGCCATCGGCGCGAGCAGGACCGGCATCCGCCTGTCCCCGGGCGCGACCTTCTGGGGCGTCCAGGAAACCGACATCCCCGAGCTCTACACCGCCCTGCTGCGCGAACTGGCGCGCCTGGAGCTGGCCTACGTCCACCTGGAGGCCACCACCGACGAGGAGGTGCTGCTCGACCTGCGCCGCGCCTGGCCGGGCACCCTCATCATGAACCCGGTGTATCCGTTGGGCCCCAAGCAGGTCGGCCGCGACAACGCCGACCACTGGCTGGGCCTGGGCGCTGACCTGATCAGCTTCGGCCGCGCCTTCATCGCCAACCCGGACCTGGTCGAACGCCTGCGCAACGCACTGCCGATCGCGCCCGTGGACGAGGCCACCTACTACCAGGGCGGCGACGCGGGCTACCTGACCTATTCCGCGTACCAGTACCAGGCCTGA
- a CDS encoding FAD-dependent monooxygenase → MVVERHAGTATHPKARGFNARTMELFRGTGIAERVLAAACGSSRGEIPPGVSGRAGRVDQVRRQDWCEPWPFVPDEGCFRARTGLLSASPTCSRHRAA, encoded by the coding sequence CTGGTCGTGGAGCGTCATGCCGGGACGGCCACCCATCCCAAGGCGCGCGGGTTCAACGCCAGGACCATGGAGCTCTTCCGCGGCACGGGCATCGCGGAACGGGTGCTGGCAGCGGCATGCGGCTCCTCCCGGGGAGAGATCCCACCGGGAGTGTCCGGCAGGGCCGGGCGGGTTGATCAGGTCCGGCGTCAGGACTGGTGCGAACCGTGGCCGTTCGTACCTGACGAGGGGTGCTTTCGGGCAAGGACGGGCCTGCTGTCGGCTTCCCCCACCTGTAGTCGCCACAGGGCGGCGTAG
- a CDS encoding ABC transporter ATP-binding protein: protein MIRASPVTGRILLRHDPGVAAETVGQRVRVVVARAVQLLRAPARTAPAAPVRTRRRGRLARALAIACGAAVLGLVLRPSPVVGLGLVLLATAVIIRRAWVRARRIRGASAGVRRPLLRIVGRHRGRFYLATVVSALGQVMDLTLAVFIGWVAVVLIRGQSTLLVRIGLVTATAQLWLLAGLAALVCVAVAVLSFSSGLLWRNLAHRVRHDWRTELHPHVQRLSAQHVTKERGSRIAKVLTEDIEALGRFLATSAHEMTQLVTSFLITLPAFLVFAPGVAWIAFLPVPVIAGLSLHYQEDVAPNFVTARERSARLNSQVVNAIEADATVKSFCAEDYEIRRIAALSEECRQGEEHSDREVGAYAETVRGCATVSLAGILLLGGRAVLAGPLRFEVFSTLISLPLQVLWKLRTLGDSVDRYQRSVVALDNILRLRALPTEPNGSGRPLPVAEVRGEILLRDITFAYPGRPPVLEKLSLRVAPHRVTAIVGTTGSGKTTIAKLLLRFQQPDAGTILLDGKDISTLRLRDLRQAIGFVAQDAFLFDGTITDNIAYGTFTAPPAAVRHAAEQAEAAPFIHALPEQYATPVGERGATLSTGQRQRLSLARAMLKDAPVLILDEATSAVDNETEAAIQRALREFARDRTLLVIAHRLSTIRHADHILVLDRGGVVAEQGTHDELLSRDGLYAALWRLQVGEADSRPVLARKHPSSGTNGHGSHQS, encoded by the coding sequence GTGATTCGCGCCAGTCCGGTGACCGGCCGGATCCTGCTCCGCCACGATCCCGGAGTGGCCGCCGAGACGGTCGGCCAGCGGGTGCGCGTGGTGGTCGCGCGCGCGGTCCAACTGCTGCGCGCCCCCGCACGGACCGCCCCCGCGGCGCCGGTGCGCACCCGCAGGCGCGGACGGCTGGCCCGCGCGCTGGCCATCGCCTGCGGCGCGGCCGTGCTCGGCCTGGTGCTGCGGCCCTCGCCGGTGGTGGGCCTCGGCCTGGTGCTGCTGGCCACCGCGGTGATCATCCGGCGCGCCTGGGTGCGGGCCAGGCGGATCCGCGGGGCCTCCGCCGGGGTGCGCCGCCCGCTGCTGCGCATCGTCGGCCGGCACCGCGGCCGGTTCTACCTGGCCACGGTGGTCTCCGCGCTGGGCCAGGTGATGGATCTGACGCTGGCGGTGTTCATCGGCTGGGTCGCGGTGGTGCTCATCCGCGGCCAGAGCACCCTGCTGGTGCGCATCGGGCTGGTCACCGCCACCGCGCAGCTGTGGCTGCTGGCCGGGCTGGCCGCGCTGGTGTGCGTCGCGGTGGCGGTGCTCTCCTTCAGCTCGGGTCTGCTGTGGCGCAACCTGGCCCACCGGGTGCGCCACGACTGGCGCACCGAGCTGCACCCGCACGTGCAACGCCTCTCCGCCCAGCACGTCACCAAGGAGCGCGGCAGCCGGATCGCGAAGGTGCTCACCGAGGACATCGAGGCGCTGGGCCGCTTCCTGGCCACCTCCGCGCACGAGATGACCCAGCTGGTGACCAGCTTCCTGATCACCCTGCCCGCCTTCCTGGTCTTCGCCCCCGGCGTCGCCTGGATCGCCTTCCTGCCGGTGCCGGTCATCGCCGGGCTGTCCCTGCACTACCAGGAGGACGTGGCCCCGAACTTCGTCACCGCGCGGGAACGCTCGGCGCGGCTGAACAGCCAGGTGGTCAACGCGATCGAGGCCGACGCGACGGTGAAGAGCTTCTGCGCCGAGGACTACGAGATCCGCCGGATCGCCGCGCTCAGCGAGGAGTGCCGTCAGGGTGAGGAACACTCGGACCGGGAGGTCGGCGCCTACGCCGAGACCGTGCGCGGCTGCGCCACCGTGTCCCTGGCCGGCATCCTGCTGCTGGGCGGACGGGCGGTGCTGGCCGGGCCGTTGCGCTTCGAGGTCTTCAGCACCCTGATCAGCCTGCCGCTGCAGGTGCTGTGGAAGCTGCGGACGCTGGGCGACTCGGTGGACCGCTACCAGCGCTCGGTGGTCGCACTGGACAACATCCTGCGCCTGCGCGCCCTGCCCACCGAGCCCAACGGCAGCGGCCGCCCCCTGCCGGTCGCCGAGGTCCGGGGCGAGATCCTGTTGCGGGACATCACCTTCGCCTACCCCGGCCGTCCCCCGGTGCTGGAGAAGCTGTCGCTGCGGGTGGCTCCGCACCGGGTCACCGCAATCGTCGGCACCACGGGTTCGGGCAAGACCACCATCGCCAAGCTCCTGCTCCGCTTCCAGCAGCCGGACGCGGGCACGATCCTGTTGGACGGCAAGGACATCAGCACCCTCCGCCTGCGTGACCTCCGCCAGGCCATCGGTTTCGTCGCCCAGGACGCCTTCCTCTTCGACGGCACCATCACCGACAACATCGCCTACGGCACCTTCACCGCCCCGCCCGCCGCCGTCCGCCACGCCGCCGAGCAGGCCGAGGCCGCCCCGTTCATCCACGCCCTGCCCGAGCAGTACGCCACCCCGGTCGGCGAACGCGGCGCCACCCTGTCCACCGGCCAGCGCCAACGCCTGTCCCTGGCCCGCGCGATGCTCAAGGACGCCCCGGTGCTCATCCTGGACGAGGCCACCTCCGCCGTGGACAACGAGACCGAGGCCGCCATCCAGCGCGCCCTGCGCGAGTTCGCCCGCGACCGCACCCTGCTGGTCATCGCCCACCGCCTGTCCACGATCCGGCACGCCGACCACATCCTGGTGCTGGACCGGGGCGGCGTGGTCGCCGAGCAGGGCACCCACGACGAGCTCCTGTCCCGCGACGGCCTCTACGCCGCCCTGTGGCGACTACAGGTGGGGGAAGCCGACAGCAGGCCCGTCCTTGCCCGAAAGCACCCCTCGTCAGGTACGAACGGCCACGGTTCGCACCAGTCCTGA
- a CDS encoding DUF5132 domain-containing protein — protein MDLAMPLPAVAPFLIGLVTAPLAAKVAKPLVRGVIRASVGLALEVRKAATKAAEGISDLTAEATADLTEPEPVKPKPRKQSPSTITSPN, from the coding sequence ATGGACCTGGCCATGCCATTGCCTGCCGTCGCCCCGTTCCTGATCGGGCTGGTCACCGCCCCACTGGCGGCCAAGGTGGCGAAACCCCTGGTTCGCGGCGTGATCCGCGCCTCGGTGGGATTGGCCTTGGAGGTGCGGAAAGCCGCGACGAAAGCGGCCGAGGGGATCTCCGACCTCACCGCCGAGGCCACCGCCGACCTGACCGAGCCCGAACCGGTCAAGCCGAAGCCCAGGAAACAGTCGCCAAGCACGATCACATCACCCAATTGA
- a CDS encoding aspartate aminotransferase family protein encodes MSTSSVNRQSNAGALDKIRTVIAGGVSSGMRIDAIPQPLVVRRAKDCRVWDVEDNEIIDLNMGYGSHLFGYADTEVLAEVGEQFALGHLTGLPHELDAEAGALIAELVPGIEQVRFANSGTEAVTSALRLARVSTGRSLVVTFEGHYHGWSETVLRAGKAVGHLREGSPEQVRPGAPGMIPEALAHTAQLPWNDHRAARELFARAGQDIAAVVLEPVLVNANVIPPAPGFLALLRELTRDSGALLVFDEVITGFRVARGGAQERYGVEPDLTVLSKVLGGGFPVSAFGGRRAAMRLLAANQAHHAGVFAGNHAAIRAVVAQLGKIRRTPGVYAELEQLGAHAEEGVRALAAAEGRLVRVGRVGSLVSVALLREPVAAEAGLRELAAAIDFDGHRRWQIAAQKEGVYFHPNPMEPWFLSTAHTKDVLDKVLTALGRALAGAR; translated from the coding sequence GTGTCCACCTCATCGGTCAACCGGCAGAGCAATGCCGGCGCCCTGGACAAGATCAGGACCGTCATCGCGGGCGGGGTCAGCAGCGGCATGCGGATCGATGCCATCCCCCAGCCCCTGGTGGTGCGCCGGGCCAAGGACTGCCGGGTCTGGGACGTTGAGGACAACGAGATCATCGACCTCAACATGGGCTACGGCTCGCACCTGTTCGGCTATGCCGACACCGAGGTGCTGGCCGAGGTCGGCGAGCAGTTCGCCCTGGGCCACCTCACCGGCCTGCCGCACGAGCTGGACGCCGAGGCCGGTGCGCTGATCGCCGAGCTGGTGCCGGGCATCGAGCAGGTGCGCTTCGCCAACTCCGGCACCGAGGCGGTCACCTCCGCGCTGCGCCTGGCCAGGGTGAGCACCGGCCGGTCCCTGGTGGTGACCTTCGAGGGCCACTACCACGGCTGGAGCGAGACCGTGCTGCGCGCGGGCAAGGCCGTGGGGCACCTGCGGGAGGGCTCGCCGGAGCAGGTGCGGCCGGGCGCCCCCGGCATGATCCCGGAGGCGTTGGCGCACACCGCGCAGCTGCCCTGGAACGACCACCGGGCCGCGCGGGAGCTCTTCGCCCGCGCCGGTCAGGACATCGCCGCGGTGGTGCTGGAACCGGTGCTGGTCAACGCCAACGTCATCCCGCCCGCACCCGGTTTCCTGGCCCTGCTGCGGGAGCTGACCCGCGACTCCGGCGCGCTGCTGGTCTTCGACGAGGTGATCACCGGCTTCCGGGTGGCCAGGGGTGGCGCGCAGGAACGCTACGGCGTGGAGCCCGACCTGACTGTGCTGTCCAAGGTGCTCGGCGGCGGGTTCCCGGTCTCGGCCTTCGGCGGCAGGCGGGCGGCGATGCGGCTGCTGGCGGCCAACCAGGCCCACCACGCCGGGGTGTTCGCGGGCAACCACGCCGCGATCCGCGCGGTCGTCGCGCAGCTGGGCAAGATCCGCCGCACCCCCGGGGTCTACGCCGAGCTGGAACAGCTGGGCGCGCACGCCGAGGAAGGCGTCCGCGCGCTGGCCGCCGCCGAGGGCCGCCTGGTCCGCGTCGGCCGGGTCGGCTCGCTGGTGTCGGTGGCGCTGCTACGAGAACCGGTGGCGGCGGAGGCGGGGCTGCGGGAACTGGCCGCCGCGATCGACTTCGACGGCCATCGGCGCTGGCAGATCGCCGCGCAGAAGGAGGGCGTCTACTTCCACCCCAATCCCATGGAACCCTGGTTCCTCAGCACCGCGCACACCAAGGACGTGCTCGACAAGGTGCTCACCGCCCTCGGCCGGGCACTGGCCGGGGCCAGGTGA
- a CDS encoding class I adenylate-forming enzyme family protein has protein sequence MSGRAELLDTLRAQAARLGERPLLVTGEHSLSGTEFLALLVEKMRRYQGVGIGGGAVVGIQAWPPAEFLSDLFAAIGTGAVAVPLPRRLTAWGLERAEALLPLTHLVVAPGTGFGLGPVIAHVGDRVLSLNTARSGEGPRQAATAQITSGTTGRPRAALRTAAALLAEAAAYRDTLELGEGQVLGCSVPLHHAYGFGLCALAAPLAGVCVHHLSAERPRVLLRELAARGITLFPGVPPMLRVLASAATTAAGTDFLTAGMPLDARTADLVTGRLGARLGQVYGTTETGPICVRPPGPRAADGSVGPPLPGVEVLLAAPPVDALTAGGLTGAGLVTVRSPSLMSGYAHDSPPLTGHFATGDLARWSGGELVLAGRVSTCLNVAGIKVSPEEIEAVLLAFPAVSACLVSGMDDPLLGQRITALVTPATVDLTALAAFCRERLEPALLPHRITAVAALVTTETGKVLRDQPV, from the coding sequence GTGAGCGGCCGCGCCGAGCTCCTGGACACCCTCCGGGCCCAGGCCGCCCGGCTGGGCGAGCGGCCGCTGCTGGTGACCGGGGAGCACAGCCTCAGCGGCACGGAGTTCCTGGCGCTGCTGGTGGAAAAGATGCGTCGCTACCAGGGTGTGGGCATCGGCGGGGGCGCGGTGGTGGGCATCCAGGCCTGGCCACCGGCGGAGTTCCTCAGCGACCTGTTCGCCGCGATCGGCACCGGCGCGGTCGCCGTGCCGCTGCCGCGTCGTCTCACCGCGTGGGGACTGGAACGCGCCGAGGCGCTGCTGCCGCTGACCCACCTGGTGGTGGCGCCCGGTACCGGCTTCGGGCTCGGCCCGGTCATCGCGCACGTCGGCGACAGGGTGCTGAGCCTGAACACCGCCCGCTCCGGGGAGGGGCCACGGCAGGCGGCCACTGCGCAGATCACCTCCGGCACCACCGGCCGCCCACGGGCCGCGCTGCGCACGGCCGCGGCCCTGCTCGCCGAGGCCGCCGCCTACCGGGACACCCTGGAGCTGGGCGAAGGCCAGGTGCTCGGCTGCTCGGTGCCGCTGCACCACGCCTACGGGTTCGGCCTGTGCGCGCTGGCCGCACCGCTGGCCGGGGTGTGCGTGCACCACCTCTCCGCCGAGCGGCCCCGGGTCCTGCTGCGCGAGCTGGCCGCCCGCGGCATCACCCTGTTCCCGGGGGTGCCACCGATGCTGCGGGTGCTGGCGAGCGCGGCGACCACCGCGGCGGGCACCGACTTCCTCACCGCGGGCATGCCACTGGACGCCCGCACCGCCGACCTGGTGACCGGCAGGCTCGGCGCGCGGCTGGGCCAGGTGTACGGCACCACCGAGACCGGCCCGATCTGCGTGCGCCCGCCCGGCCCCCGCGCGGCCGACGGCTCGGTCGGCCCGCCACTGCCCGGAGTGGAGGTGCTGCTGGCCGCGCCGCCGGTGGACGCGCTGACCGCGGGCGGGCTCACCGGCGCGGGCCTGGTCACGGTGCGCTCGCCCAGCCTGATGTCCGGCTACGCCCACGACAGCCCGCCGCTGACCGGGCACTTCGCCACCGGTGACCTGGCCAGGTGGTCCGGTGGGGAACTGGTGCTGGCCGGTCGGGTGTCCACCTGTCTCAACGTGGCCGGGATCAAGGTCAGCCCGGAGGAGATCGAGGCGGTGCTGCTGGCTTTCCCCGCCGTGTCGGCCTGCCTGGTGTCCGGAATGGACGATCCACTGCTGGGCCAGCGGATCACCGCGCTGGTCACCCCGGCCACCGTCGACCTGACCGCGCTGGCCGCGTTCTGCCGGGAGCGCCTGGAACCGGCCCTGCTGCCGCACCGCATCACCGCGGTGGCCGCGCTGGTCACCACCGAGACCGGCAAGGTCCTGCGGGACCAGCCGGTGTAG
- a CDS encoding alpha/beta fold hydrolase, translating to MHPVLLLHALGDTSASWRQLSTRLAAPGRQVLTPDLRGHGGTAAEYTAALVCQDLVALLDRHGLDRVDVVGHSLGGHVATLLAQRQPHRVRRLVLEDPPPPPRDERDAAAIRARVQPLTAFLRDRRGRVDPRAVRAFIEELREPDPDWWRRLATITARTLVVSGGLDSPVPPALLARVAAAIPDARLMSASAGHHVHQRRPVYFGTVVSAFLA from the coding sequence GTGCACCCCGTCCTGCTGCTGCACGCCCTCGGTGACACCAGCGCGAGCTGGCGTCAGCTGAGCACCCGGCTGGCCGCGCCGGGCCGCCAGGTGCTCACCCCGGACCTGCGCGGACACGGCGGCACCGCGGCCGAGTACACCGCCGCGCTGGTGTGCCAGGACCTGGTCGCGTTGCTGGACCGGCACGGGCTGGACCGGGTGGACGTGGTGGGCCACTCCCTCGGCGGGCACGTGGCCACGCTGCTCGCCCAGCGGCAGCCGCACCGCGTGCGCCGCCTCGTCCTGGAAGATCCGCCGCCGCCACCGAGGGATGAGCGGGACGCCGCCGCGATCCGCGCCCGGGTCCAGCCGCTGACCGCGTTCCTGCGGGATCGGCGCGGCCGGGTGGACCCCAGGGCGGTGCGCGCCTTCATCGAGGAGCTCCGCGAGCCGGACCCGGACTGGTGGCGGCGGCTGGCCACGATCACCGCGCGCACCCTGGTGGTCAGCGGCGGCCTGGACAGCCCGGTGCCGCCCGCCCTGCTGGCCAGGGTCGCCGCCGCGATCCCGGACGCCCGGCTGATGTCCGCCTCGGCCGGGCA